atagtTTACAgctagagcaggtctagaccactctataatctacagatagagcaggtctagaccgctctataatttacaggtagagcaggtctagactgctcTATAGTTTACAgctagagcaggtctagaccactctataatctacagatagagcaggtctagtccgctctataatttacaggtagaacaggtctagactgctctataatttacagatagagcaggattagaccactctataatttacaaagacccaacagttctagtaaaTCCCCAAAGAGCATTTGGTGCGACAGGGGTGAAGAAAAACTCCTTTTAAGAAGAAACCTGGGATAGACTTCGACTCTTGGAAGGGGGAGTCTGGCGGTGCCGGGTGGGGGTGTCATGCACAGTGGCGACCAAAATTTGTAtacaaatgtccaaaaaaactcagaaaaaaagcaacaaaaacaatgaaaatgagacaaaaagtCTTCTCCTGTAAAGCTGACTCATGCCAGCGTGTCAGTGCATGAAATTGTGGTTTAGCAGGAAAGTCTTTTGGGGGGTGTTTGACGTCACTCTGATTCAAACCAAAAGTGTTAGATTTCGGAGAAAACTGTGTGTGGTGGTTATTTGTGCATCTGGTCCTGTTATTTATCTATTACTCATCTAGGTCACGGCACCGTAAAATAGCTTTGTGGTGCCGTGACCTAGATGAGTAatctccatttatttatttttaactattgTTTAACACGTTTGATAACAAAAGATAAAGATCTGTCACCAAATGTCTTCATCCTTCTAAAACCAGAACACAACATATGTTGAGGATAACTCTTCATAACGTCCAcctaaagagagacagaaactgtCTCATGTCCCTGTTTCTATAAGTCCTATAACATAGGTAGAAACTGactttttattgcctttttgcAGCCTTTCGTCGCCTATTGGGCCAGATGTCCCTCCCCGTCTACTGTCTCTGTGTCAGCACTCTAACCTCCGTCCCTGTCCTCTatctctgtgttggcgctctaacctccgtccccgtcttctgtctgtgttggcGCTTTAACCtctgtccccgtcctctgtctctgtgttggcgctctaacctccgtccccgtcttctgtctgtgtgtcggCGCTCTAACCTCCGTCCTCGGTCTCTGTGTCTGCgctctaacctccgtccccgtcctctgtctctgtgttggcgctctaacctcTGTCCTCGGTCTCTGTGTCTGCgctctaacctccgtccccgtcctctgtctctgtgttggcgctctaacctccgtccccgtcctctgtctctgaggactatggttacctggtcctcaggtctctgcagggtaaatccagacattagctagactatctgtccaatcaaagtctctgttgacgactaGAACTATgtctgaacgtacacacgttccaccaaaacaacttcctccCTGAGACTCTGTAGCAACGGCACCggggctccgtccggcgcttagccccgcccacgacgatcgtgattggtttaaagacatgcagataaaccagagcacagtTGTTCTCCCCTCCAGGATGCTATGTGGACTGCCAGACCtccctccgcagcgctgtggaggagggtccggcaGTCTAGTCTCAACACGATGTAACCGCTGCTGCTGAAACCCACTCGGGCCCCTCAgacagcagagtgtgtgtgcacattacAAAATGACATTGATTGTGTATGATGCTGATATTGACCATTTCAGAACTTGCTACTTAGTCACATGGCTATTGTCTTTCTAACCTATTGTCTTTCTAACCTATTGTCTTTCTAACCTATTGTCTTTCTAACTTCCCCCCTGAAGTAGATTTTATATACGCATAAAAACAGCTTCTATATTTGACTTTATGGCTATCAACGCAAACTCTTTCCTTGTTcgttaaaatgcagaaaaaaagaaactgacatCTGTTGACTCTTGTCCATCCAGGTATCTGAAGAGCATCACTTCGTCATCTtgtattttgcattgttttgttatctgtatttatattttttcattccGAGTACTTGTATACTACGGTTAGACTCAGTATCATCCATGTTATGGTTACTTACtgttgctatattatttaattgcaTAATATTCTATTTACCTTCACAACGGCCTCACTTTAATTAACATTATCTTTTATATAACGCcgttttacattcattcagtacttgTTGCACATTGTCTGTTATTCAGTGTGCCGGTGTGCAAAAGGCACAATGACTATTATtgcccatacttattattattattccgccTGTTTTTTGGAgcgctactagtcccggagaCTTGCCAACACGCGCACACTCAATATATTGAAACGTGGGTAATGATCGGGAATGTtgggctatgacttttctaagagatttgccACACGGTTTTCCCGAAATCGGCAGAAATACGGCAAAAAACGTCTCAtagacttgaatgggaaatgttcggGAAATCGCTCATCATCGCTCAAAaccccccctctttgggaccgtgctgtatcgccatactttaccgtagaaacatgattaaaagttttaaCCGAAGACAAGACTCTGCCGTTTATTTTgctgaatgggcgttcagatatcaagcaTGGTTTCTCCAGAATCACAGTTTACACatcgtcccgttttcagaccggctcagattttccaatgtgtgtgtatgtgggggaATGTTCAGAGTtagagtggaggacagagtgggggggggctgtggTACGGTTCTCTGGAAGTTTCTCAAACAAAatgctctctctcctccagttttaaCTCTTCAGACTTCATTATTggtaaaaatgtaagaaatctTGTTCTGGTCGCAGACATGTAACTATGGAGACTATCGGACTTAAATTGTTGGCTGTGATCTACCAACTGTCAATggaaaccatgaaaaaaacatgcagctgGAGTACAATTCAATGATGTATTCCCCAAtctaatgtctctctctcctccagttttaaCTCTTTAGACATCATAGTTGGTCAAAATGTAGGGAATCTCGTGTCAATCGCAGACATGTAATTATGGAGTCAATCTGACTTAACGTGTTCACGCTAGGGGAACCAACTGtcaacacaaaacactgaaaacggATATCTAGCTCCTTCTCTGAGGAAATAATCACAGCAACAagttctgacacacacaaacacacacacacacacacacacacacacacctatcatGACACTGCTCCCTGGTGGCCATGTTGACCAATTGACTCCTAACTGAtgtttccagtgtgtgtgtatgtggatgtGCACCCTGTAGCAGGCACACTTATAACATTTCTGCAGAGTTTCCtagtttgttggtttgttgttgttttttaactgtaggAAACTGCTGCTGTGACAAGGGAATGttcccattgtgggatgaaaaAAGTTTGatctaatgtaatgtaatgtaataaaatcaGCTTCTATTTTTGGCTTCGTGGCTGTCAACGAACACAAACTCTGTCcttgttttttaacccttgtgttgtcttccccacATCCCCAAAACCCCGGTTTTTGGGAGTAGGTACCACACACGATGCGGTGAATAGGTGTCACGGTTTTAGTTGCTTGGTTACCAGGCAACAGCTAAGTTGAATTCAGTTTGAAAAAGTTTCCGTAGGTTggttttaaaacatactatgacttttttaatcatgaCTTTGGATGCTAGAGTGCAGTGAAGcccagttgttgttgttttttaaacatttttatcactttttcgagacaattgtgttactttttcaatgttgagggtgcttttttgatgttttgacaaaagcattttgatatttttgatgttGAAATTTCAAACGGCTcatttgtacacaaaaaaaaaaaaaaaaaaactgaaaaccaaaaattattatcactttttccgacatttttgtcagtttttcaatgttgttggtgctttttttgatattttgaatgttttgatgGCTCATTTGTTgataaaaataacataataacaacaaactaagacgggtccaatttgacctcaggacaacatgagggtcaaaaTGCAGAAACCAAGAAGCTGACCTGCTCTCCACTGACTCTCTCGTCCCTGCAGGTATCTGAAGATCATCCACCCGTTGGGAACTCACTTCCTGCAGACGGTGCGCGCCGCCTACATCGTCTCCATGGTAACCTGGCTCGTCCTGGTGGCCACGATGAGCATGTACGTCCTCCTGTCCCTCCTCACCCAGGAGCCGTCCCCCCCCGCCGTCTCCAGCGCCGTGGACTGCGACGTCCTCCACAGCCGACAGCTCGCCATCTTCTACAAAATGGTGCACGTCGGCTCGGCCGCCGCCTTCCTGCTCGTCCTCGTCTCCCTCGTCTTCTTCTACTCCAGCACGTCGCACCGCCTGTCGCGGGCGCAGACGCGGCAGCCGGCGTCCTCCGGCTGCACCAAGCTGGCCAAGTCCCGGCGCAACATGCTGGTGCTGGTCGGCGTGTTCTGCGTGTGCTTCGTGCCGTACCACCTGGTCCGCCTCCCCTACGCCTTCCTGAGGCAGCGGTGCGCGTGGCGCCAGGCCTTCTACTACCTGAAGGAGCTCACCATCACGGTGGCGGTGCTCAACGTGTGCCTGGACCCGCTCATCTACTTCATCTTCTGCAAGGCCTTCCGGGCCCAGCTGAGCCTGCGCAGGCGGTCCAGCACCACGCAGGCGACGGCGCTGGTCGCCACCACCGAGAGGAGGAGCAGCGACGGGCGGGCCGGCACCGTCAGATTCAACAGGAAGACGTCGCTCACCGCCGCCGCCAACCAGACCGGTGTGCTGTAGCGCCGAGACGCCGACATCTGGACTcagaatcaatcaatcaaaatgtatttatataaaataaaattatatataatatgatctacagatagagcaggtctagacctctctataatttacagatagagcaggtctagaccactctataatttacagatagagcaggtctagaccactctataatttacaggtagagcaggtctagacctctctataatttacagatagagcaggtctagaccgccctataatttacagatagagcaggtctagctTGTTGGGCGCATAGTTCCCGTCCACGGGAGAtaatccaagccttgtaatccataattatctggtcccttcacaatcttgtagtttcagcccaagttttgacgtagagaaatttAGATAGTGtatcatttcttggtttctaccgtgtgtatctttttccccGGGCACGCTACAGAGAAACCAAAGACACCGTTAGATTCTATGGCTTGTGCAGATTCCAATGAACCGTGTTCCCCGCCAATAGCATCagtgtatctcaagatacccccaagccaAGCAAAtaaaatctcacactccccattgggcccacgtgggaaagattgacaatggagcccacaaattagaagataaggtcattaaactggcatccctgtgtagccaataagaagacgagttgattgatatcaaacatggccaacaaaaaatATTCCTGTGATCCCTTCCAGCtgtct
The Etheostoma cragini isolate CJK2018 unplaced genomic scaffold, CSU_Ecrag_1.0 ScbMSFa_858, whole genome shotgun sequence DNA segment above includes these coding regions:
- the LOC117941500 gene encoding P2Y purinoceptor 14-like, encoding MAERGGAAVTPLSNRSSVSTRTNASALSHCDQLIPSANAVFLLIYTLVFLVGLILNGFTLKVYFCRAQQQVSSSVTVYLKNLAAADFFISLCLPLRITNYASSSVHVRRVYCNFGASAFYLNMYASILFMGYVAANRYLKIIHPLGTHFLQTVRAAYIVSMVTWLVLVATMSMYVLLSLLTQEPSPPAVSSAVDCDVLHSRQLAIFYKMVHVGSAAAFLLVLVSLVFFYSSTSHRLSRAQTRQPASSGCTKLAKSRRNMLVLVGVFCVCFVPYHLVRLPYAFLRQRCAWRQAFYYLKELTITVAVLNVCLDPLIYFIFCKAFRAQLSLRRRSSTTQATALVATTERRSSDGRAGTVRFNRKTSLTAAANQTGVL